gcaggttcgaatccagcaaagacctaaactaatgattgtcgaatttatttttgaattcatgttaggatcataaatggttatcacgtgctcagcggtgaaagaaaacatcgtgaggaaacccacaaccccgagaaatgcattttcggaggtatgtgaccctgtattgggctagttttcccttcgcgggttgaaagatcAGAcgggcagtagcttctgtaaaaaaccggacctgtcaaatttgcAGGTTAGGTAATAGGAGATGATGACAAGCCTAGAATAATATacgtaggtaaataaaataatacaatcttTGTCACGGTTCAGCCAGCAAGGAAATGTTATTACTTACACAATTGTCAAACATTAGTAAAAACTTCAAACTGACAAATCAATAAGTGTCATTTTTATGCAGAGTTTACAAAAAATAGtgtattttgaataattttattaaatatttataaacatggAAAATGAGGTTATTGACACTTTAGCGGAGGGAGAAAGGGTCATTGGCCACTATGCTGAAATTTACTTACCCGATGATTACTGCGATTACAAACCGACTGTGGATAGCGAAGAAGAACATGAGCCCACAACATCCAAAGGACCCATTGTAGAAGCTACAAAAGATGAATGGACTTCACCCAGTGACTTGCTGATCGGTAAAGTGGACCTACTTCCTCCATTCACCTCTAAAATAACAAGAGGGTACACCCATAAAGGAATACTCGAAATAGGGGAAGCCGTTTTAGAAAGAGAACGCGCTAAATTCCTTAAACATATAGCTGAATTACTATCCTACAATGATTCGGCGTGGACTCATATACAAGAACAGGAGAAACTGATTGTTGCACAAAAAGTAAGAGGCATTTATGAAAAGATTTTTGATATGAAAAGTACTCATATGCAGCAGGAGATATCAAAGTTTTACGAGGAATCTCTTCAAGAACTAGAAGACCATTTGAAAACAGAGGTTCGAACAGTACTGATAAGCGCTCATTGTAATATTATCAACGACCTCAAccaagaaataaaagaaaaactacATAATGAAAGACAGGTGTTAGAAAAAGTCTTAAGAAAAAAATTTGATTGCGAAATAAgaaagatgaataaatattacagACTTCTTCTACATAATGAGAAGCATAGGAGTAACATGCTGATAAACCAAGCAATTCGCGAACGCAACGAAGCCATGAGGAGCTTTTGTAAACAAGTAGAAAATGACACGACTACAAGCACGATGTACGTCATGTgcactgaaagaaagaaatgcAGAATGAGGCAATTTCTTCTCGAAAACTTTCATTCCaaagaaatagaagaaaaaataaaaacgataaAGGAGCGTCAGGATGTGTTAGATGAGTTTGAAAGGAACAAAAAACATATTATGGACATTAATAAAGAATGGGaagaaaaagtacaaaaaatacTTCAGCTAttcttaaaa
The genomic region above belongs to Pectinophora gossypiella chromosome 4, ilPecGoss1.1, whole genome shotgun sequence and contains:
- the LOC126366401 gene encoding uncharacterized protein LOC126366401 → MENEVIDTLAEGERVIGHYAEIYLPDDYCDYKPTVDSEEEHEPTTSKGPIVEATKDEWTSPSDLLIGKVDLLPPFTSKITRGYTHKGILEIGEAVLERERAKFLKHIAELLSYNDSAWTHIQEQEKLIVAQKVRGIYEKIFDMKSTHMQQEISKFYEESLQELEDHLKTEVRTVLISAHCNIINDLNQEIKEKLHNERQVLEKVLRKKFDCEIRKMNKYYRLLLHNEKHRSNMLINQAIRERNEAMRSFCKQVENDTTTSTMYVMCTERKKCRMRQFLLENFHSKEIEEKIKTIKERQDVLDEFERNKKHIMDINKEWEEKVQKILQLFLKFISFSLKLLPEQTTFLLDLEKLVVLQLNEIHKHPKEKGPYILINNDDVKNLFQFQPQKDDESVCKGEPFVIEGDLAPSIPTPYGSRETIPPHVDLPMVRLQRKFVYAKCQRMEDVKTYLEAQRCKCHDKPDDEQSFVTDSRTSTPMPSPTPDVTPVSSNELLLVEDFQRLHHCPKRGCTDMINKLSFPNLDEYVDFNEENLLRVEAILGKPAALEPTPEMFNPKDIVFRDLPFAATKEKHRDAETQYYADSVEDLRDVIGYPCPCTGDLPIKPVKKPSIGPEIQKIDDKELNKILADRKNSLKMMLHANPKLLKLFSEENFDF